In Ischnura elegans chromosome 9, ioIscEleg1.1, whole genome shotgun sequence, the following proteins share a genomic window:
- the LOC124164854 gene encoding dynein light chain Tctex-type 1 produces MSGNNVDDSGPLIDDSLFRVDVVSNIIKEVIENTIGPNMYQNSKVSQWTSTVVESCLASITKMQKPFKYVVTCTIMQKNGAGLHSASSCFWDNKTDGTCTVRWENKTMYCIVSVFGLAI; encoded by the exons ATGAGTGGCAATAACGTAGATGACAGTGGACCTCTTATCGATGAT TCATTGTTTCGTGTGGACGTTGTAAGCAATATCATCAAGGAGGTAATTGAAAACACAATCGGACCGAATATGTATCAAAATAGTAAAGTTAGTCAATGGACTTCTACCGTGGTTGAATCCTGTTTAGCATCTATTACCAAGATGCAGAAGCCATTTAAATATGTTG tgACATGCACAATTATGCAAAAGAATGGTGCCGGCCTTCATTCCGCCAGCTCATGTTTTTGGGACAACAAAACTGATGGCACATGTACTGTGAGATGGGAAAATAAGACCATGTATTGCATTGTTTCTGTATTTGGTCTTGCAATTTAA
- the LOC124164853 gene encoding integumentary mucin C.1-like gives MNCLHLIACLLFLSGSQHVNGFPQASSSAIGNQPLAAEATSAPASEAKEVNQEHGPIGLSAYNPLVTQGSNTTLSPNTTTEPTTTPTTTPTAPTTTVNTPPTTTTTPTTTSSIPPTTSPSTTTTTVAPTTPSSTTTEKPTTVTATSTKAPPTTSTAAPEISRRFDGPSFIGGIVFALGFTAIAFVAWKFYKARTERNYHTL, from the exons ATGAATTGTTTGCATTTAATCGCTTGCCTGTTATTTCTCAGCGGGTCGCAACATGTGAATGGGTTTCCCCAAGCCTCGTCCAGTGCAATTG GAAATCAGCCTTTGGCTGCGGAAGCAACGTCGGCTCCGGCCTCGGAGGCGAAGGAAGTTAATCAGGAGCATGGCCCTATAGGGCTTTCTGCATATAATCCGCTTGTAACACAAGGTTCAAACACCACCCTGAGCCCAAACACGACAACAGAACCTACTACTACCCCTACCACTACTCCTACTGCTCCTACGACTACTGTAAACACTCCTCCAACCACTACGACTACCCCTACCACCACTTCCAGCATACCTCCTACGACCTCCCCTTCAACTACTACCACCACAGTAGCTCCTACCACACCATCGAGCACCACTACTGAAAAGCCCACGACTGTCACAGCTACCTCAACGAAAGCACCACCCACAACATCTACGGCTGCTCCTGAAATTTCTCGTCGTTTCGACGGGCCAAGTTTCATAG GTGGGATTGTCTTTGCCCTGGGTTTTACTGCTATTGCATTTGTTGCTTGGAAATTTTACAAAGCTCGCACGGAACGGAATTATCACACTCTGTAG